GTGCGCACGAAGGAGCTGCTCTCCAGAATCAAAGCGGTGTTGCGCCGCAACAACAGCTCTAAGGAAAGCTTGAAGGTATGGAAGTCCGGAGAGATAGAGGTCCGGCTGCTTGAAGGAATCGTTCTTAAGAATGGAAGGGAAGTTTTACTTACCAGCATAGAATACCGGCTCCTGTTAATGTTTCTGTCCCATCCGAAGCAGATCTGCAGCCGAAGTGCGATCTTAAGAGATATATGGGATCTTTCGGGCGAATTTATTGATGATAATACATTATCCGTACATATCCGCCGCTTAAGGGAAAAACTGGAGTCAAATCCGGCCTCACCGGAATATATCCTCACCGTCCGGGGCATCGGCTACAAATGGAATACTGAAACGACAGGGGGGTAAAGGGATGCAGGCAGTGGTTCGGAATCCTGAATGGAAGGCGATCTCCATCAAGCTGTTGCTGTTGCAATTCTTTTTTGCATTATGCCTGTTTCTGCTGATGAATGGACAGCTCGAACGAA
This region of Paenibacillus sp. FSL K6-1096 genomic DNA includes:
- a CDS encoding response regulator transcription factor, producing MSRILVVEDDENFVFGIEYTLKAEGYEVVLAGSLMEARRVIAVTGIDIVLLDINLPDGTGYELCREIRTSSQVPIIFLTALDEETNVVAGLELGADDYMTKPVRTKELLSRIKAVLRRNNSSKESLKVWKSGEIEVRLLEGIVLKNGREVLLTSIEYRLLLMFLSHPKQICSRSAILRDIWDLSGEFIDDNTLSVHIRRLREKLESNPASPEYILTVRGIGYKWNTETTGG